The Mariluticola halotolerans nucleotide sequence ACCCGCGAACTGGCCGAAGCCCGCCGGGCACCGCGACAGAATGCAACGGACCGGGCGCTGCTCGGCCCAGATGATTTACTGGAAGACGAATAGGACCTACGGACCCAAGTCCATGCCTTACAATCCCATCATTAAGATCTGTGGCATCAAGACCAGCGACATGTTGAATGTCGCCATTGATGCTGGTGCCGACATTGTCGGTTTTGTGCATTTTCCCAAAAGCCCGCGCCATATCTCAATAGACGAGATCGGTGTGCTGATATCGGAAGCCCGCGGCCGGGTAGAGACAGCGGTGTTGACGGTTAACCCGGACAATTCGCTGATCGCGGAAATTGCCATGTTTGACCCGGAATGGCTGCAATTGCACGGTACGGAAAATGTCGGCCGGGTGGAATCCATCCGTGCCGAAGGCGGTGTGCCGGTGATCAAGGCGCTGCCGATTGGCGCGGCGGAAGATGTGGCGACCGTTGCGCAATATGAAAGTGTTGCCGACCGGATTCTGCTTGATGCCAAGCCGCCAATGAATGCCTCACGGCCAGGCGGGCTTGGGATTACATTTGACTGGGCGCTTTTAAACTCGCTTGACCCGTCATTGCCATTTATGCTTTCGGGAGGCCTGACGCCGGAAAATGTGGCGGATGCCGTGACCAAGGTGAAGCCCTTCGGGATTGACGTTTCGTCCGGTGTCGAGCACGCCAAGGGCGAAAAGGATGCGGGAAAGATCCAAAGCTTCATCGCCAACGTAAGAACGGCAGCAGCCAAAGTTTGAACCAGAAGGATAAGCCGACGTGACTATGACCGGAGCCAATTCATTGCGTAACGGACCGGACGAGCACGGCAAGTTCGGGATTTTCGGCGGACGTTTCGTCGCCGAAACGCTGATGCCGCTTATTCTGGATCTGGAAAAAGCCTATCGCGACGCCAAGAACGACCCCGCTTATGCCGCCGAGATCGAGGATTTGCACACCCATTATGTGGGTCGGCCCTCGCCGCTTTATCATGCCGAGCAGATGAGCGCGGAACTGGGCGGCGCGCAGATTTATTTCAAACGCGAAGACCTCAACCATACCGGCAGCCACAAGATCAATAATTGCCTTGGGCAAATCCTTTTGGCTAAGCGCATGGGCAAGACACGGATTATTGCAGAGACGGGTGCGGGCCAGCATGGCGTCGCCGCTGCAACGGTTTGCGCGCGCTTTGGCTTGCCCTGTACTGTCTTTATGGGCGCGACCGATGTGGAACGGCAGATGCCGAATGTGCTGCGCATGAAAATGCTCGGCGCTGAAGTACGCGCGGTGACAGCGGGCGCGGGCACGCTGAAAGACGCAATGAACGAGGCCCTGCGTGACTGGGTTACCAATGTCGACAATACCTATTATCTGATCGGCACCGCTGCCGGGCCCCACCCCTATCCGGAAATGGTGCGGGATTTCCAGGCGGTGATCGGCACGGAATTGCGTGAGCAGATCGTCAAACAGACAGGCCGCCTGCCGGATGCGCTGGTGGCTTGCATCGGCGGTGGCTCCAATGCAATCGGCACATTCCACCCCTTCCTTGATGACCCGGATGTCAAAATCTATGGCGCGGAAGCGGGCGGGCACGGGATTGACACCGAGAATGGACACGCCGCCTCGATGACCGGCGGACGCCCCGGCGTTTTGCATGGCAACCGTACCTATCTGCTGCAGGACAATGACGGGCAGATTCTGGAAGGCCATTCGATTTCGGCCGGCCTTGATTATCCCGGCGTCGGACCTGAACATTCGTTTCTGCGCGATAGCGGGCGGGTGAACTATGTGCCCATTACCGACAATGAAGCTTTGGAAGCGTTTCAGGCCTGCACAAGGCTTGAGGGGATTATTCCGGCGCTGGAGAGCGCCCACGGGCTGGCACAGGTGATGAAGCTGGCACCGAAAATGGGCAAGGACGAAACCATCGTGCTGTGTCTTTCGGGGCGCGGCGACAAGGATGTGGAATCGGTAGGGCGGCATCTGGGTCTGGATCTCTAGCCGCCTGATGTTGACAGCGGCGCTCCCCTCCCCCTACATCCTCGCCGAAGATAACCGGCCTGCTCTCAAAGGATTTTTGCCGACATGAGTACAACCCGTATCGATGCGCGCTTTGCTGAATGCGCCGCTTTGGGCCGGCCGGCACTGGTGACCTTTGTCACGGCCGGAGACCCGGACCTAGCGACCGGCCAGGCCATTCTGGACGGGCTGCCGGCAGCAGGTGCCGACCTGATCGAACTGGGCATGCCGTTCTCCGACCCGATGGCCGATGGCCCGGCGATCCAGATGGCAGGCCATCGCGCCCTCGCTGCCGGCCAGACGCTGAATAACACCCTTGAAATGGTCAAAGCCTTCCGGGCCAAGGACGACAAAACCCCGATCATTTTGATGGGCTATTACAATCCCATCTATATCTTTGGCCCCGAGGCCTTTGTGAGCGCAGCCAAGAGCGCCGGCGTTGACGGGTTGATCATTGTCGACCTGCCCGCCGAAGAAGATGATGAACTCTGCCTGCCCGCCTTGGCCGCCGGGTTGAACTTCATTCGCCTGACGACACCAACCACCGATGACAAACGTTTGCCGACCGTTTTGAAGAACAGTTCCGGCTTTGTCTATTATGTGTCGATGAACGGCATTACGGGCGGTGCGATCAAAAGCCGCGCCGCGGTAGGCGATGCCGTCAAGCGGATCAAATCGCATACCGACCTGCCGGTAGCCGTGGGTTTTGGTATCAAGACCGCTGAAGATGCTGCCGAAATTGGCCGGGATGCGGATGGCGTTGTGGTGGGCACCGCATTGATCAATGCGATCGCGGAAACGCTTGAGAATGACAAGGCCACCGCTGGAACCGTGGAAGCGGTGCATGCGCTGGTCAGATCGCTCGCAGATGGTGTCAAACGCGCCAGAAGCTGATATAATTCACTTTAATGACTATATAGAACCCAGCATACCGTGCCCCCGGGCGCGGGTAACACAGGTTCAACAGGTAGGCTTTAGCGGCTCATGAACTGGATCAACAACGTCGTCCGTCCGAAAATCCGTTCTTTCCTTAACAAAAGGGAAGTGCAGGAGAATATGTGGGTGAAATGCCCGGAATCCGGCGAGATGGTATTTTACCGCGATCTCGAGGCCAATCAGTGGGTCGTGCCCAATTCCGGCTATCACATGAAGATCAAGGCGCGGGACCGGCTGGCGAATTTCTTCGACGAAGGTGCCTATAGCGAACTTGAACTGCCGCATGTTGCGCAGGATCCGCTCAAGTTCCGCGATACCAAGCGTTATACCGACCGGCTCAAGGAATACCGGACGCGTACCGGCAATGAGGATTCGGTTATTGCAGCGAGCGGCACCCTGCTTGGCAACAAGGTTACGGTTGCGGTGCAGGATTTTGATTTCATGGGCGGATCGCTCGGCATGGCTGCCGGTTCGGCCATTGTGGCCGGGCTTGAAGCGGCTGTGCGCGACAAGACACCCTTCGTGATGTTTGCCGCCTCTGGTGGCGCACGGATGCAGGAAGGCATTCTCTCCCTGATGCAGTTGCCACGCACAACGATTGGCGTGCAGCGCCTGCGTGAGGCGGGCCTGCCCTATATCGTTGTTTTGACCAATCCCACGACCGGGGGCGTCACCGCCTCCTATGCGATGCTGGGTGATGTGCATATTGCCGAGCCGGGCGCGCAGATCGGCTTTGCCGGGGCACGCGTGATCGAGCAGACCATTCGCGAAAAACTGCCCAAGGGCTTCCAGCGTTCCGAATATCTTTTGGAGCATGGCATGGTGGATATGGTTGTGCACCGGCATAACCTGCGGCCGACCATCGGCTCGCTGATTGGCATGTTCATGAAGGCACCCGCACCTGCCGGCACCGATATCGTGGTGGCCAACAATAATGTGTCCTTACGCGATGTGGTTGTTGCGGCGGAAGGTGATGATGATCTGGTCACCGCGCCAGAGGCCGCGCACGCCGAGTAAAAGCAGGACGCAAGCGAATTGAGCCGCACCGACGCAATCCTGCAGCGGCTCTTGTCGCTGCACCCGAACAAGCTGATCGATCTAAGCCTTGTGCGCATAAAGCGCCTCTTGGCCGATCTGGGGCATCCCGAACAAAAGCTGCCACCGGTAATCCATGTGGCCGGCACCAATGGCAAGGGCTCGACCATTGCTTATATGCGCGCCTTTCTGGAGGCGGCGGGCCAGCGGGTACATGTTTATAACTCACCCCATCTGGTGCATTTCCGTGAACGGATAAGGCTTGCGGGAACGCTGGTCAGCAACAAGCAGCTCAATGCGGCGCTGGAGCATTGTGAGCGGGTCAATGCGGGCAAGCCCATCACCTATTTTGAAATAACGACCGCTGCGGCCATCTATCTCTATGCACAAGTGCCTGCCGATTACCTGCTGCTGGAAGTGGGATTGGGCGGGCGGTTTGACGCGACCAATGTCATTGATCATCCGCTCGGCACGGTGATCACCCCGGTCTCAATTGATCACGTGGAATTTCTCGGCGACAGCCTTGCGGGCATTGCGCGTGAGAAGGCCGGTATTCTCAAGCGTGGGGCATCGGCGGTTGTTGCCCGACAAGCCGAAGAAGGCCGCGCCGCTATTGACGAAGAGGCGCAAAAGCTGGGCGTAACGCCCTATCATGCAGGTCAGGATTTTGACGGTTACCAGCAGAACGGGCGGCTGGTCTACCACGACGAGGATGGGTTGCTCGACCTGCCAAAGCCGAAGCTTTTAGGGCCATTCCAGTTTGACAATGCGGCGCTGGCCATTGCCGCTATGCGGCATTTCAAGCTGCCGGTCACGCCCGCGCAGATTGCCGAGGGGCTGGGCGCGGTTTATTGGCCCGCACGCATGATGCCGCTGAAAGCCGGCGCCTTGCGGGACTTATTGCCCGAAGGCCATGAACTCTGGCTTGATGGCGGACACAATGCCGCCGGGGGCGGGGTGGTGGCGGAAGCCATGCGGCAGATGCAGCGCCAAAGCGCCAAGCCGCTGGTGCTGATCATGGGTACATTTGCCAACAAGGACGCCAAGGGTTTTCTCAGCCATTTCGGCGACATGCCGCACAGCGTGTTGACGGTGCGTATTCCGGGTGAACGCGCCTCCTGGACCGCGCGGCAACTGGCTGACCTTGCCAAAGCGCAAGGGCTTGATGCGCGCCCTATGCGCTCGGTCAAAAGCGCTTTGGCGGAAGCTGCGAAAATTGCGGATGCGCGCGTGGTGATTTGCGGTGGGCTTTATCTGGCCGGGCATGTGCTGGCGCAGAACAAGACACCTGTGCATTAGAGCCGTTCAGATTTTGATGGAAGCCCTTCGTCGTCGCCAGGGGCACAGCGCCGTGGCGATCCAGAGCCACAAGTTCCGGTGTTCGTCGCTCTGGATTGCCGCGCGCCTTTGGCGCTCGCAATGACGGGTCGGTATTTCAAGGCCTTAATGTTGCAGATGCATAAAGGCCCCAAAGCTTGTGCGTTGGGGCCTTTAAAATTTCAATTGCCGCTCTGAGCTATCAGGCCGCGTGACCTTCCAGCCATTTGCTGAGGCCTGCCTTGGGGGTACCGGCACCAACCTTCATGTCCGCAGCTTCACCATCCTTGAACAGGATCATGGTCGGGATGGAGCGCACACCATATTGGGCGGTGATATTGGGGTTCTCATCAACGTTGAGTTTGACGATCTTGACCTTGCCAGCCAATTCGCCCGACAATTCCTCCAGTACCGGCGCGATAGCCTTACATGGCCCGCACCATTCGGCCCAAAAGTCGACCAGAACCGG carries:
- a CDS encoding phosphoribosylanthranilate isomerase, with the translated sequence MPYNPIIKICGIKTSDMLNVAIDAGADIVGFVHFPKSPRHISIDEIGVLISEARGRVETAVLTVNPDNSLIAEIAMFDPEWLQLHGTENVGRVESIRAEGGVPVIKALPIGAAEDVATVAQYESVADRILLDAKPPMNASRPGGLGITFDWALLNSLDPSLPFMLSGGLTPENVADAVTKVKPFGIDVSSGVEHAKGEKDAGKIQSFIANVRTAAAKV
- the trpB gene encoding tryptophan synthase subunit beta — protein: MTGANSLRNGPDEHGKFGIFGGRFVAETLMPLILDLEKAYRDAKNDPAYAAEIEDLHTHYVGRPSPLYHAEQMSAELGGAQIYFKREDLNHTGSHKINNCLGQILLAKRMGKTRIIAETGAGQHGVAAATVCARFGLPCTVFMGATDVERQMPNVLRMKMLGAEVRAVTAGAGTLKDAMNEALRDWVTNVDNTYYLIGTAAGPHPYPEMVRDFQAVIGTELREQIVKQTGRLPDALVACIGGGSNAIGTFHPFLDDPDVKIYGAEAGGHGIDTENGHAASMTGGRPGVLHGNRTYLLQDNDGQILEGHSISAGLDYPGVGPEHSFLRDSGRVNYVPITDNEALEAFQACTRLEGIIPALESAHGLAQVMKLAPKMGKDETIVLCLSGRGDKDVESVGRHLGLDL
- the trpA gene encoding tryptophan synthase subunit alpha; this encodes MSTTRIDARFAECAALGRPALVTFVTAGDPDLATGQAILDGLPAAGADLIELGMPFSDPMADGPAIQMAGHRALAAGQTLNNTLEMVKAFRAKDDKTPIILMGYYNPIYIFGPEAFVSAAKSAGVDGLIIVDLPAEEDDELCLPALAAGLNFIRLTTPTTDDKRLPTVLKNSSGFVYYVSMNGITGGAIKSRAAVGDAVKRIKSHTDLPVAVGFGIKTAEDAAEIGRDADGVVVGTALINAIAETLENDKATAGTVEAVHALVRSLADGVKRARS
- the accD gene encoding acetyl-CoA carboxylase, carboxyltransferase subunit beta, which produces MNWINNVVRPKIRSFLNKREVQENMWVKCPESGEMVFYRDLEANQWVVPNSGYHMKIKARDRLANFFDEGAYSELELPHVAQDPLKFRDTKRYTDRLKEYRTRTGNEDSVIAASGTLLGNKVTVAVQDFDFMGGSLGMAAGSAIVAGLEAAVRDKTPFVMFAASGGARMQEGILSLMQLPRTTIGVQRLREAGLPYIVVLTNPTTGGVTASYAMLGDVHIAEPGAQIGFAGARVIEQTIREKLPKGFQRSEYLLEHGMVDMVVHRHNLRPTIGSLIGMFMKAPAPAGTDIVVANNNVSLRDVVVAAEGDDDLVTAPEAAHAE
- a CDS encoding bifunctional folylpolyglutamate synthase/dihydrofolate synthase, producing MSRTDAILQRLLSLHPNKLIDLSLVRIKRLLADLGHPEQKLPPVIHVAGTNGKGSTIAYMRAFLEAAGQRVHVYNSPHLVHFRERIRLAGTLVSNKQLNAALEHCERVNAGKPITYFEITTAAAIYLYAQVPADYLLLEVGLGGRFDATNVIDHPLGTVITPVSIDHVEFLGDSLAGIAREKAGILKRGASAVVARQAEEGRAAIDEEAQKLGVTPYHAGQDFDGYQQNGRLVYHDEDGLLDLPKPKLLGPFQFDNAALAIAAMRHFKLPVTPAQIAEGLGAVYWPARMMPLKAGALRDLLPEGHELWLDGGHNAAGGGVVAEAMRQMQRQSAKPLVLIMGTFANKDAKGFLSHFGDMPHSVLTVRIPGERASWTARQLADLAKAQGLDARPMRSVKSALAEAAKIADARVVICGGLYLAGHVLAQNKTPVH
- the trxA gene encoding thioredoxin, which translates into the protein MTTQVTDADFQQEVLNSSEPVLVDFWAEWCGPCKAIAPVLEELSGELAGKVKIVKLNVDENPNITAQYGVRSIPTMILFKDGEAADMKVGAGTPKAGLSKWLEGHAA